From Quadrisphaera sp. DSM 44207, the proteins below share one genomic window:
- a CDS encoding YraN family protein, protein MSSSAPRAAVGRYGERVAAEHLRGAGLVVLDRNWRCRWGELDLVARDGDCLVGVEVKTRRSTACGSPLEAITPAKVARLRRLLGAWLAEHPVRPAALRLDAVAVLRPPSGPALVEHVRGIG, encoded by the coding sequence GTGTCGAGCAGCGCGCCGCGCGCGGCGGTGGGGCGGTACGGGGAGCGGGTGGCCGCGGAGCACCTGCGCGGCGCGGGGCTGGTGGTCCTGGACCGCAACTGGCGGTGCCGCTGGGGCGAGCTCGACCTCGTCGCCCGCGACGGCGACTGCCTGGTCGGGGTGGAGGTCAAGACCCGCCGCTCCACCGCGTGCGGCTCCCCGCTGGAGGCGATCACGCCCGCGAAGGTCGCCCGGCTGCGGCGGCTGCTGGGCGCCTGGCTCGCCGAGCACCCGGTGCGCCCCGCGGCGCTGCGCCTGGACGCCGTGGCGGTGCTGCGCCCGCCCTCGGGCCCCGCGCTCGTCGAGCACGTGCGGGGCATCGGCTGA
- a CDS encoding DUF2469 domain-containing protein yields the protein MSAEDLEDYETEMELALYREYRDVVGLFSYVVETERRFYLANGVDLRPRTTDGEVWFELTLTDAWVWDVYRSARFVKTVRVVTFKDVNVEELSKSDLEVPKPGGFPA from the coding sequence ATGAGCGCTGAGGACCTCGAGGACTACGAGACGGAGATGGAGCTCGCGCTCTACCGCGAGTACCGCGACGTCGTCGGCCTGTTCTCCTACGTGGTGGAGACCGAGCGCCGCTTCTACCTGGCCAACGGGGTGGACCTGCGCCCGCGCACCACGGACGGCGAGGTCTGGTTCGAGCTGACCCTGACCGACGCGTGGGTGTGGGACGTCTACCGCTCGGCGCGCTTCGTCAAGACCGTGCGCGTGGTCACGTTCAAGGACGTCAACGTCGAGGAGCTGTCCAAGAGCGACCTCGAGGTGCCCAAGCCCGGCGGCTTCCCCGCCTGA
- the rimM gene encoding ribosome maturation factor RimM (Essential for efficient processing of 16S rRNA) — protein MEVVVARLGRPHGVRGEVSTEVRTDAPDRRFLPGAVFATDPAGAGPLHLVGARDHNGVLLLAFDGVADRTAAEGLRGVLLLADVPEQEEPDAWAVGALVGLRAERTDGRDAGTVVGVEHGPAQDLLVLRQPSGALARVPFVTALVPEVDLPGGRVVLDPPGGLLEEG, from the coding sequence GTGGAGGTCGTCGTCGCCCGGCTCGGGCGCCCGCACGGGGTCCGGGGCGAGGTGAGCACCGAGGTGCGCACCGACGCCCCGGATCGCCGGTTCCTCCCCGGTGCCGTCTTCGCCACCGACCCGGCGGGCGCGGGCCCGCTGCACCTGGTCGGCGCCCGCGACCACAACGGCGTCCTGCTGCTCGCCTTCGACGGCGTCGCGGACCGCACGGCCGCCGAGGGGCTGCGCGGGGTGCTGCTGCTCGCCGACGTGCCCGAGCAGGAGGAGCCCGACGCCTGGGCCGTCGGCGCCCTGGTGGGCCTGCGCGCCGAGCGCACCGACGGCCGGGACGCCGGCACCGTCGTCGGCGTCGAGCACGGCCCCGCGCAGGACCTGCTGGTGCTGCGCCAGCCCTCCGGCGCCCTCGCCCGCGTCCCCTTCGTGACCGCCCTCGTGCCCGAGGTGGACCTGCCCGGCGGCCGCGTCGTCCTCGACCCGCCGGGCGGCCTGCTCGAGGAGGGCTGA
- the dprA gene encoding DNA-processing protein DprA — protein MSASTTPPAPARPRWADDERLARAAWSRLVESGDAVGAAALAALGPLAAVDVVLAGSAPPEVCEVLRVQPGVLHEAVERWRVRLPGVAPERDVAVLERLGGRLVVPGDVEWPAGLDDLGVRAPACLWVRGPMGPTGLTSSAGAADAAAADGVGLAALAARSVALVGARACTAYGQRVATDLACGAAERGVTVVSGGAYGIDAAAHRGALVVDGPTVAVLACGVDRAYPQGNDQLLARIAAEGALVSEVPPGSAPTRWRFLERNRLIAALAGATVVVEAAWRSGALSTARYAGGLLRPLGAVPGPVTSPASAGCHRLLREEGAVCVSDVGELLELVEPIGTALPQPPAGVPAADHDGLPPQDLRVLDALPVRSARPLAALAQAAGLPETAVLASLGRLSLRGLAERRPGEAWRRAPRRASSR, from the coding sequence GTGAGCGCCTCGACCACGCCCCCCGCGCCCGCGCGCCCGCGCTGGGCGGACGACGAGCGGCTGGCCCGCGCGGCGTGGTCGCGGCTGGTGGAGTCCGGCGACGCCGTGGGCGCCGCCGCCCTCGCCGCGCTCGGCCCCCTGGCCGCCGTGGACGTCGTCCTGGCCGGCAGCGCGCCCCCGGAGGTCTGCGAGGTGCTGCGGGTGCAGCCGGGGGTGCTGCACGAGGCCGTCGAGCGCTGGCGCGTGCGCCTGCCCGGCGTCGCGCCGGAGCGCGACGTCGCGGTCCTCGAGCGCCTCGGCGGGCGGCTCGTCGTCCCCGGCGACGTCGAGTGGCCGGCCGGGCTCGACGACCTCGGGGTGCGCGCGCCGGCGTGCCTGTGGGTCCGCGGCCCCATGGGCCCCACCGGGCTCACCAGCTCTGCTGGCGCCGCAGACGCCGCGGCCGCCGACGGGGTGGGCCTGGCCGCGCTGGCCGCCCGCTCGGTGGCCCTGGTCGGTGCTCGGGCGTGCACCGCCTACGGCCAGCGCGTGGCCACGGACCTCGCGTGCGGCGCCGCGGAGCGGGGCGTCACCGTGGTCTCCGGCGGCGCCTACGGCATCGACGCGGCCGCGCACCGCGGAGCGCTCGTGGTCGACGGCCCGACCGTCGCCGTCCTCGCGTGCGGGGTGGACCGCGCCTATCCGCAGGGCAACGACCAGCTGCTGGCCCGGATCGCCGCCGAGGGCGCGCTCGTCTCGGAGGTGCCGCCGGGCTCCGCTCCCACGCGGTGGCGCTTCCTGGAGCGCAACCGCCTCATCGCCGCCCTCGCCGGCGCCACGGTCGTCGTGGAGGCCGCCTGGCGCTCGGGCGCCCTGAGCACCGCGCGGTACGCCGGCGGGCTGCTGCGCCCGCTCGGCGCGGTGCCGGGGCCCGTGACCTCGCCGGCCTCGGCCGGCTGCCACCGGCTGCTGCGCGAGGAGGGCGCGGTGTGCGTGAGCGACGTCGGCGAGCTGCTCGAGCTCGTCGAGCCGATCGGCACCGCGCTGCCGCAGCCGCCCGCCGGCGTGCCCGCGGCCGACCACGACGGCCTGCCGCCGCAGGACCTGCGCGTCCTGGACGCCCTGCCCGTGCGCTCGGCCCGGCCGCTGGCGGCCCTGGCGCAGGCGGCGGGGCTGCCGGAGACGGCGGTCCTGGCCTCGCTCGGCCGGCTGTCGCTGCGCGGCCTGGCCGAGCGGCGGCCGGGGGAGGCGTGGCGCCGCGCGCCCCGCCGCGCCTCCTCGCGCTGA
- a CDS encoding ribonuclease HII translates to MTDPATGPETGPATRTAPPRPRPARGSAPSLRAERALLRAGHPLVAGVDEVGRGALAGPVTVGVVVVTAATPSAPPGLRDSKLLTPAAREALVPRLRRWAPAWAVGHAEPGEVDALGVLRALRLAGTRALAQLPEAPEAVLLDGSYDWLTRPPPPPGAAPPPRLPAVRTRVKADLRCAAVAAASVLAKVARDAIMVERARDHPGYGWEANKGYSCAEHSDALRRLGPCAQHRRSWRLPGVEPVLFDLDQDGCMMGPDER, encoded by the coding sequence GTGACCGACCCCGCGACCGGCCCCGAGACCGGCCCCGCGACCCGCACCGCGCCCCCGCGCCCCCGGCCCGCGCGCGGCAGCGCCCCCAGCCTGCGGGCCGAGCGCGCGCTGCTGCGCGCCGGCCACCCCCTCGTCGCGGGCGTCGACGAGGTCGGCCGCGGCGCGCTCGCGGGGCCGGTCACGGTGGGCGTCGTCGTCGTCACGGCGGCCACGCCCAGCGCGCCGCCGGGGCTGCGCGACTCCAAGCTGCTGACCCCCGCCGCCCGCGAGGCGCTCGTGCCGCGGCTGCGCCGGTGGGCGCCGGCGTGGGCGGTCGGCCACGCCGAGCCGGGAGAGGTCGACGCGCTCGGCGTCCTGCGCGCGCTGCGCCTGGCCGGCACCCGCGCGCTCGCCCAGCTGCCCGAGGCGCCCGAGGCGGTGCTGCTCGACGGCAGCTACGACTGGCTGACCCGGCCGCCGCCGCCGCCGGGCGCGGCCCCGCCCCCGCGGCTGCCCGCGGTGCGCACCCGGGTCAAGGCCGACCTGCGCTGCGCCGCCGTCGCGGCCGCCAGCGTGCTCGCCAAGGTCGCCCGCGACGCGATCATGGTCGAGCGCGCCCGCGACCACCCCGGCTACGGCTGGGAGGCCAACAAGGGCTACAGCTGCGCCGAGCACTCCGACGCCCTGCGGCGCCTGGGCCCGTGCGCCCAGCACCGGCGCAGCTGGCGCCTGCCCGGCGTCGAGCCCGTGCTCTTCGACCTCGACCAGGACGGGTGCATGATGGGCCCCGATGAGCGCTGA
- a CDS encoding RNA-binding protein, with translation MLADALDHLVRGIVDNPDDVRVSSRELRRGELLEVRVHPDDLGRVIGRSGRTAKALRTVLGALAGDRDVRVDVVDVDRPRGRA, from the coding sequence GTGCTCGCCGACGCGCTCGACCACCTGGTCCGCGGCATCGTCGACAACCCCGACGACGTGCGGGTGTCCAGCCGCGAGCTGCGCCGCGGCGAGCTGCTGGAGGTCCGGGTGCACCCGGACGACCTGGGCCGGGTGATCGGGCGCTCCGGGCGCACCGCCAAGGCGCTGCGCACCGTGCTCGGCGCGCTGGCGGGCGACCGCGACGTGCGCGTCGACGTCGTGGACGTCGACCGCCCGCGCGGCCGCGCCTGA
- a CDS encoding YifB family Mg chelatase-like AAA ATPase, with the protein MALGRSRSVALVGLEGRVVDVEADVAPGLPAFVLVGLPDASLAESRDRVRAALRNARLDVPERRVTVNLSPASLPKHGTGFDVAVAVALLAAAGWIDPASAARTVHLGELGLDGGLRRVRGVLPALLAAARAGCTRVLVAEGDAAEAALVPGLEVVSGSCLADVVRLHGGEPPQAPDGGGAAPAEAAAPPPGGGRAPAPVLDLADVAGQASARHALEVAAAGGHHLLLLGPPGAGKTMLAARLPGLLPDLDDEEAVEVTAVHSVAGRFDARAGLVRRPPFEDPHHTASAAAVIGGGSRLPAPGAASRAHRGVLFLDEAPEFASRVLEGLRQPLESGELVLARSQGVARFPARFQLVLAANPCPCGRAVGKALECSCTPLARRRYLSRLSGPLLDRVDLQVQVDPVSRADVAAAGGAEASAAVAARVARARAAQRERLAGTPWRCNGELPGQLLRGPLRLPASATREVDSSLDRGLLTVRGYDRVLRSAWTLADLAGLARPDDEHVGQALHWRLDGAVAA; encoded by the coding sequence ATGGCGCTCGGCCGCTCCCGCTCCGTGGCCCTCGTCGGCCTGGAGGGCCGCGTCGTCGACGTCGAGGCCGACGTCGCGCCCGGGCTGCCCGCCTTCGTCCTCGTCGGCCTGCCCGATGCCTCGCTGGCGGAGTCGCGCGACCGCGTGCGCGCCGCCCTGCGCAACGCCCGCCTCGACGTGCCCGAGCGCCGCGTGACGGTCAACCTCTCCCCGGCGTCCCTGCCCAAGCACGGCACGGGCTTCGACGTCGCCGTCGCGGTCGCCCTGCTCGCCGCCGCGGGCTGGATCGACCCCGCCTCGGCCGCCCGCACCGTCCACCTCGGCGAGCTCGGCCTGGACGGCGGGCTGCGCCGGGTGCGCGGCGTCCTGCCGGCGCTGCTGGCGGCGGCGCGCGCCGGGTGCACCCGCGTGCTGGTCGCCGAGGGCGACGCCGCCGAGGCGGCGCTCGTGCCGGGCCTGGAGGTCGTCTCCGGCTCCTGCCTCGCCGACGTCGTGCGCCTGCACGGCGGGGAGCCGCCGCAGGCGCCCGACGGCGGGGGCGCCGCGCCCGCCGAGGCGGCGGCGCCCCCGCCCGGCGGCGGCCGGGCGCCCGCCCCCGTGCTCGACCTGGCCGACGTCGCCGGGCAGGCCTCCGCGCGCCACGCCCTGGAGGTCGCGGCCGCCGGAGGGCACCACCTGCTGCTGCTCGGGCCCCCCGGCGCGGGCAAGACCATGCTGGCCGCCCGCCTGCCCGGGCTGCTGCCCGACCTCGACGACGAGGAGGCCGTGGAGGTGACGGCGGTGCACTCGGTGGCGGGCCGCTTCGACGCCAGGGCGGGGCTGGTGCGCCGCCCGCCCTTCGAGGACCCCCACCACACCGCGAGCGCCGCCGCCGTCATCGGCGGCGGCAGCCGCCTGCCCGCGCCGGGAGCCGCCTCGCGCGCCCACCGCGGCGTGCTCTTCCTCGACGAGGCGCCCGAGTTCGCCTCGCGCGTGCTGGAGGGGCTGCGCCAGCCGCTGGAGAGCGGGGAGCTCGTCCTCGCCCGCTCCCAGGGCGTCGCGCGCTTCCCCGCCCGCTTCCAGCTCGTGCTCGCCGCCAACCCGTGCCCGTGCGGGCGGGCGGTGGGCAAGGCGCTGGAGTGCAGCTGCACCCCGCTGGCGCGCCGGCGCTACCTCTCGCGGCTGTCCGGGCCCCTGCTCGACCGGGTCGACCTGCAGGTGCAGGTCGACCCGGTCTCGCGCGCCGACGTGGCCGCGGCCGGCGGCGCCGAGGCCAGCGCCGCGGTGGCCGCGCGCGTGGCCCGGGCGCGCGCCGCCCAGCGCGAGCGGCTGGCGGGCACGCCGTGGCGGTGCAACGGCGAGCTGCCCGGGCAGCTGCTGCGCGGGCCCCTGCGGCTGCCCGCGAGCGCGACCCGGGAGGTCGACTCCTCCCTCGACCGGGGCCTGCTGACGGTGCGCGGCTACGACCGGGTGCTGCGCAGCGCGTGGACCCTGGCCGACCTCGCCGGCCTGGCCCGACCGGACGACGAGCACGTCGGCCAGGCCCTGCACTGGCGCCTCGACGGGGCGGTGGCCGCGTGA
- the lepB gene encoding signal peptidase I translates to MTEHAPAHSRRRSGGLLPALRETVVVLVAALVLSLLVKTFIGQAFFIPSISMEQTLLVGDRVLVSKLTPGPFDLERGDIVVFKDPGGWLDPVAEPQRGPVGAAVAAVLTFVGILPQDSGEHLVKRVIGLPGDEVACCDEQGRVTVNGEPLEEVYISEGDAPSELDFSVQVPQDRLWVMGDHRAASEDSRYHLDLAGSGTVPVENVVGRAALLVWPLSRLGGLSEHAEVFEGVPAAPALQASPAS, encoded by the coding sequence ATGACCGAGCACGCACCTGCGCACAGCAGGAGGCGCTCCGGCGGCCTGCTGCCCGCCCTGCGGGAGACCGTCGTCGTCCTCGTCGCGGCGCTCGTGCTCTCCCTGCTCGTCAAGACGTTCATCGGCCAGGCGTTCTTCATCCCGTCGATCTCGATGGAGCAGACGCTGCTCGTCGGGGACCGGGTGCTCGTCAGCAAGCTCACCCCGGGGCCCTTCGACCTCGAGCGCGGCGACATCGTCGTCTTCAAGGACCCGGGCGGCTGGCTGGACCCGGTCGCCGAGCCCCAGCGCGGGCCCGTCGGCGCCGCCGTGGCCGCGGTGCTCACGTTCGTGGGGATCCTGCCGCAGGACTCCGGGGAGCACCTGGTCAAGCGCGTGATCGGCCTGCCCGGCGACGAGGTCGCCTGCTGCGACGAGCAGGGGCGCGTCACGGTCAACGGCGAGCCGCTGGAGGAGGTCTACATCAGCGAAGGGGACGCCCCCAGCGAGCTGGACTTCTCCGTGCAGGTGCCGCAGGACCGCCTGTGGGTGATGGGCGACCACCGCGCCGCCTCGGAGGACTCCCGCTACCACCTCGACCTCGCCGGCAGCGGCACCGTGCCGGTCGAGAACGTCGTCGGGCGCGCGGCGCTGCTCGTGTGGCCCCTCTCCCGCCTCGGCGGGCTCTCCGAGCACGCCGAGGTCTTCGAGGGCGTGCCCGCCGCCCCGGCGCTCCAGGCGTCGCCCGCCTCGTGA
- the rplS gene encoding 50S ribosomal protein L19 — MHTFDGLDAASIRTDLPDFRPGDTVKVNVRVVEGNRSRIQAFQGAVIRRSGGGVRETFTARRVSYGVGVERTFPLHSPAIDSIEVVTRGDVRRAKLYYLRSLRGKKAKIKEKQDARTGRASR; from the coding sequence ATGCACACGTTCGACGGCCTGGACGCCGCCTCGATCCGGACGGACCTGCCCGACTTCCGCCCCGGGGACACCGTCAAGGTCAACGTCCGGGTCGTGGAGGGCAACCGCTCCCGCATCCAGGCCTTCCAGGGCGCGGTCATCCGCCGCTCCGGCGGCGGGGTCCGCGAGACCTTCACCGCCCGGCGGGTCAGCTACGGCGTGGGCGTGGAGCGCACCTTCCCGCTGCACTCCCCGGCCATCGACAGCATCGAGGTCGTCACCCGTGGTGACGTGCGCCGCGCGAAGCTGTACTACCTGCGCTCCCTGCGCGGCAAGAAGGCGAAGATCAAGGAGAAGCAGGACGCCCGCACCGGCCGCGCCAGCCGCTGA
- the trmD gene encoding tRNA (guanosine(37)-N1)-methyltransferase TrmD → MRIDVVTIFPEYLAPLDLSLIGRARAAGILDVAVHDLRTWTTDRHRTVDDAPLGGGAGMVMRPEPWGAALDAVLAAGRERLGDPDAVPHLLVPSPAGTPLTQAGAEALAREPWLAFACGRYEGIDERVLEEAATRMPVTPLSLGDYVLGGGEVAVLVVVEAVARLLPGVVGNPHSLVEESHAPASGGLLEPPVYTRPASWRGREAPPVLLSGHHARVARWRRDEQLRRTAARRPDLLARLRPQDLDAADLAVLAQEGWSVRDGALVPASPAPVRH, encoded by the coding sequence GTGCGCATCGACGTCGTGACGATCTTCCCCGAGTACCTCGCACCGCTCGACCTCTCGCTCATCGGCAGGGCGCGGGCCGCGGGGATCCTCGACGTCGCCGTGCACGACCTGCGCACCTGGACCACCGACCGCCACCGCACCGTCGACGACGCCCCGCTGGGCGGCGGCGCCGGGATGGTGATGCGCCCGGAGCCGTGGGGAGCCGCCCTGGACGCGGTGCTGGCCGCCGGCCGCGAGCGCCTCGGCGACCCGGACGCCGTTCCGCACCTGCTCGTGCCCAGCCCCGCGGGCACCCCCCTGACCCAGGCCGGCGCCGAGGCGCTGGCCCGCGAGCCGTGGCTGGCCTTCGCGTGCGGGCGCTACGAGGGCATCGACGAGCGGGTGCTGGAGGAGGCCGCCACGCGCATGCCGGTGACCCCGCTCAGCCTGGGCGACTACGTCCTGGGCGGCGGCGAGGTCGCCGTCCTGGTCGTCGTGGAGGCCGTCGCGCGGCTGCTGCCCGGCGTCGTGGGCAACCCGCACAGCCTCGTCGAGGAGTCGCACGCCCCGGCCTCCGGCGGCCTGCTCGAGCCCCCCGTCTACACCCGGCCGGCCAGCTGGCGCGGCCGGGAGGCGCCGCCGGTGCTGCTGTCGGGCCACCACGCCCGCGTCGCCCGATGGCGCCGCGACGAGCAGCTGCGCCGCACCGCCGCGCGCCGTCCGGACCTGCTGGCGCGGCTGCGCCCGCAGGACCTCGACGCCGCCGACCTCGCCGTCCTCGCGCAGGAGGGCTGGAGCGTGCGCGACGGGGCGCTGGTGCCGGCGTCCCCGGCTCCTGTGCGACACTGA
- the lepB gene encoding signal peptidase I — MVRATLLGVFAVPSGSMEPTLRPGDRVLVWRPADDLASIARGDLVVFDGTGSFDPWVDRGPLGSAWAGLAGSLGLPGGPPGYVKRVVGLPGERVACCDGQGRLVVDGEPLQEPYLAGGGPASRTAFDVVVPPGRLWVLGDARDASADSRAHLGDPGGGTVPVERLVGRVVAVAWPLHRATLLDAQDSAPGRNAP; from the coding sequence GTGGTGCGCGCCACCCTGCTGGGCGTCTTCGCGGTGCCCAGCGGCTCGATGGAGCCGACCCTGCGGCCGGGGGACCGCGTGCTCGTGTGGCGCCCCGCCGACGACCTCGCCTCGATCGCCCGCGGCGACCTCGTCGTCTTCGACGGCACGGGCAGCTTCGACCCGTGGGTCGACCGCGGGCCCCTCGGCTCCGCCTGGGCGGGCCTCGCCGGCTCCCTGGGGCTGCCCGGCGGCCCCCCGGGCTACGTCAAGCGCGTCGTCGGCCTGCCGGGGGAGCGCGTCGCCTGCTGCGACGGGCAGGGGCGCCTGGTCGTGGACGGCGAGCCGCTGCAGGAGCCCTACCTCGCGGGCGGCGGGCCGGCCTCGCGCACCGCGTTCGACGTCGTCGTGCCGCCCGGCAGGCTGTGGGTGCTCGGTGACGCGCGGGACGCGTCGGCGGACTCCCGCGCCCACCTCGGCGACCCCGGCGGCGGCACGGTGCCCGTGGAGCGCCTCGTCGGCCGGGTCGTCGCCGTAGCCTGGCCGCTGCACCGCGCCACTCTCCTGGACGCCCAGGACAGCGCCCCCGGGAGGAACGCCCCATGA
- a CDS encoding tyrosine recombinase XerC — MSPPQDAARAQEDAARAGAAVAGARWVEEFLAHLSLERGRAANTARAYRADLQHLRAWLAGQGLDLPDLDLSALRAWLGEQAGAGTARSTLARRTSTVRSFTAWAARTGRLPVDPSLRLRAPAANRTLPTVLRADQAARMLDVAAERATDDDPVRLRDRAAVELLYATGIRVGELVGLDVDDVDLERRTARVMGKGSKERVVPFGLPAARAVTAWLDSGRPRLAAPGSGPALLLGARGRRWDQRQVRDVVHRLLAAMQDGVDAAPHALRHSAATHLLDGGADLRSVQEMLGHASLATTQVYTHVSVERLRRSFQQAHPRA, encoded by the coding sequence GTGAGCCCCCCGCAGGACGCGGCGCGCGCGCAGGAGGACGCCGCCCGCGCGGGCGCGGCGGTCGCCGGCGCCCGGTGGGTCGAGGAGTTCCTCGCCCACCTGTCCCTGGAGCGCGGCCGCGCGGCGAACACCGCCCGCGCCTACCGCGCCGACCTGCAGCACCTGCGCGCCTGGCTGGCCGGCCAGGGCCTGGACCTGCCCGACCTCGACCTGTCGGCCCTGCGCGCCTGGCTGGGGGAGCAGGCGGGCGCGGGCACCGCGCGCTCGACGCTGGCGCGGCGCACCTCCACGGTGCGCAGCTTCACCGCGTGGGCCGCGCGCACCGGGCGCCTGCCGGTCGACCCCTCGCTGCGCCTGCGCGCGCCCGCGGCGAACCGCACCCTGCCGACGGTGCTGCGCGCGGACCAGGCGGCCCGCATGCTCGACGTCGCCGCCGAGCGCGCCACCGACGACGACCCGGTGCGCCTGCGCGACCGCGCGGCCGTGGAGCTGCTGTACGCCACCGGCATCCGCGTCGGCGAGCTCGTCGGCCTCGACGTGGACGACGTCGACCTGGAGCGGCGCACCGCCCGGGTGATGGGCAAGGGCAGCAAGGAGCGCGTGGTGCCGTTCGGGCTGCCCGCGGCGCGGGCGGTGACCGCGTGGCTGGACTCCGGGCGTCCGCGCCTGGCCGCGCCGGGCTCGGGGCCCGCGCTGCTGCTCGGGGCGCGCGGGCGCCGGTGGGACCAGCGCCAGGTGCGCGACGTCGTCCACCGCCTGCTCGCGGCGATGCAGGACGGCGTGGACGCCGCCCCGCACGCGCTGCGCCACAGCGCCGCCACGCACCTGCTCGACGGCGGCGCTGACCTCAGGTCCGTGCAGGAGATGCTCGGCCACGCCAGCCTGGCGACCACGCAGGTCTACACGCACGTTTCCGTCGAACGCCTGCGCCGCAGCTTCCAGCAGGCGCATCCTCGGGCGTGA
- a CDS encoding amidohydrolase family protein: MGPPADGPPAPARSGPPVLHVRGRVLADAPDAAAGHVEVRDELWVVDGRVTWTRPARLRADAVEVSGWVLPGLVDAHCHVGLGPDGAVDRDTARAQAQADRDAGALLLRDAGSPVDTRWVDAEEDLPRVVRAGRHVARTRRYLRGVAHEVEPDQLPDAVRAQARAGDGWVKLVGDWIDRERGDLAPCWPLAQLRAAVAAAHEEGARVAVHTFSEEALPDLLAAGVDCLEHGTGLDEATVATAAARGTAVTPTLVNVETFPAIAAQGEAKFPRYAAHMRALHARRRATAAMAAEAGVRLLVGTDAGTRLPHGMVAAEVAALAGAGVGPLRALDAAAWGARRYLGHPVLEEGAPADLVVLDADPREDVAALAHPRAVVLRGRVVGGRVAGPVR, encoded by the coding sequence GTGGGCCCCCCCGCCGACGGCCCTCCGGCCCCGGCCCGCTCCGGCCCTCCGGTGCTGCACGTGCGCGGGCGCGTCCTCGCGGACGCCCCCGACGCCGCCGCCGGGCACGTGGAGGTCCGCGACGAGCTGTGGGTCGTCGACGGGCGCGTCACGTGGACGCGCCCGGCGCGCCTGCGCGCGGACGCCGTCGAGGTGAGCGGCTGGGTGCTGCCCGGCCTCGTCGACGCCCACTGCCACGTCGGCCTCGGCCCGGACGGCGCCGTGGACCGCGACACCGCGCGCGCCCAGGCGCAGGCCGACCGCGACGCCGGCGCGCTGCTGCTGCGCGACGCCGGCTCCCCGGTCGACACCCGCTGGGTCGACGCCGAGGAGGACCTGCCCCGCGTGGTGCGGGCCGGGCGGCACGTCGCGCGCACCCGTCGCTACCTGCGCGGCGTCGCGCACGAGGTCGAGCCCGACCAGCTGCCCGACGCCGTGCGCGCCCAGGCGCGCGCCGGGGACGGGTGGGTCAAGCTCGTCGGCGACTGGATCGACCGCGAGCGCGGCGACCTCGCCCCGTGCTGGCCGCTGGCGCAGCTGCGCGCCGCCGTCGCCGCCGCCCACGAGGAGGGCGCCCGGGTGGCCGTGCACACCTTCTCCGAGGAGGCCCTGCCGGACCTGCTCGCCGCCGGGGTGGACTGCCTCGAGCACGGCACGGGCCTGGACGAGGCGACGGTGGCGACGGCGGCCGCGCGCGGCACCGCCGTGACCCCCACGCTGGTCAACGTCGAGACCTTCCCCGCCATCGCCGCGCAGGGGGAGGCGAAGTTCCCCCGCTACGCGGCGCACATGCGGGCGCTGCACGCGCGCCGGCGCGCGACCGCCGCGATGGCCGCGGAGGCGGGCGTGCGCCTGCTCGTCGGCACCGACGCGGGCACGCGCCTGCCGCACGGGATGGTCGCGGCCGAGGTGGCCGCCCTCGCCGGCGCCGGGGTGGGCCCGCTGCGGGCCCTGGACGCCGCGGCCTGGGGCGCGCGCCGGTACCTGGGCCACCCGGTGCTGGAGGAGGGCGCCCCCGCCGACCTGGTGGTGCTCGATGCCGACCCCCGCGAGGACGTGGCGGCGCTCGCGCACCCGCGGGCCGTCGTCCTGCGCGGCCGGGTGGTCGGGGGGCGGGTGGCGGGTCCGGTACGATGA
- the rpsP gene encoding 30S ribosomal protein S16 — protein MAVKIRLKRLGKIRAPYYRIVVADSRTKRDGRAIEEIGKYHPTEEPSLIEVDRERAQYWLGVGAQPTEQVKAILKVTGDWQTFRGEAGGEGTLRTAAPKAAPVIPQTPAAPAAPAASAPAEQPVVPAEVADPGTPPETADEPAEGGSVGTQG, from the coding sequence GTGGCAGTGAAGATCCGTCTGAAGCGACTCGGCAAGATCCGGGCGCCGTACTACCGCATCGTCGTCGCCGACTCGCGCACCAAGCGCGACGGCCGCGCGATCGAGGAGATCGGCAAGTACCACCCGACCGAGGAGCCGTCGCTCATCGAGGTCGACCGCGAGCGCGCCCAGTACTGGCTCGGCGTCGGCGCGCAGCCGACCGAGCAGGTCAAGGCCATCCTCAAGGTCACCGGCGACTGGCAGACCTTCCGGGGCGAGGCCGGCGGCGAGGGCACGCTGCGCACCGCCGCCCCGAAGGCCGCCCCCGTGATCCCGCAGACCCCGGCCGCGCCGGCCGCGCCGGCCGCGTCCGCGCCGGCGGAGCAGCCCGTGGTGCCCGCCGAGGTCGCCGACCCGGGCACCCCGCCGGAGACCGCGGACGAGCCGGCCGAGGGCGGCTCGGTCGGCACCCAGGGCTGA